TACTGTATTCTTTAGGAAACTAAAAGAACTTTGTGAGATCATGTCTTCATAATGTAGTTTAAATCCGCACAAATGCAGAAATTTTTGAGCTCATGTGAATTGGTCGATCACATTTACGCTGGTTGATCCAGCAGCGGATTAAAAAGGGTAATTTTTTAACATTGTAGTCAGAGTAAAAACAGCTGTCTGTCCGTTCAGTGTGTTCAGCAGATCTTTGCCATTAGCGTTGCATCCCTTGGAAGTGCCTTTGACGTCATCCATTTATCTAAAGAACTGAATTTAGCGGGTAAAATGTCTTTAAAATAAATGTTTCGGCGCAGCCAGTGTAAATAAACTGCCCTTAGGCAACCTGATTTTTTTATGTCAACGTCATGGTGTTTCAATGGCGCAAATTGCTATCGCAAAACTATCGCCTTTtcggaggggggtggggggaaagGGGTGTGCACTTTTCTAAATTTCTGGAAGATTTTTCTGATCCTCGTTCACTTTCTAATTCGTCGGTTTTGCTTTTCTTAAATGTTAATCACTGTATTTGACACAAGTTTATTGGCCTACTGAGTCTGCTTTAGTTAAGTGGTAGACGATCCGAGCTACCTATTAGAAGGCGATACGTTCAATTCACTGTTGGGAACACTCGACGCGTTTTCGAGATTTCCAGCTAAAGTTGTTATCAAAATCATCACCGATATACCTCTTCCTTCGGAACTTACATCTCTTTCTTAGTAATTGAAGATATCTTTAACGATTTGTCAgaaactttatttcatatttagAAATCCGGCTGTGGTTCTTCTAAGAATTGCAACTTAATTCATGTTGTTAAAAGTAAGTTTTTGCATAAACACCATTCAACTTTCATGCGCTTGAAGATATACTGTGACAGAACTACAAACTGATGAAGTTGGtgaacaaaacaagaaatttaaagtgttcaaaattaatttaaattggCCAAAAACGTTAACGCAAGGTGAAGGTTACACTTGATAAGAAACAGGCTTTTTTTcgaaattattttaaatattaaaCTGCGTAAAAAGACCATTGGAATAAAAACAACCTATGAATTGATAGTTACTGAATTAATGGTAGGCTAGTTTGTGCTTCCTGTTTCTTCGTTGAATTTAAAGATATTCTTTTTATGTTTGGCCAAAATTAATCCAACATACAAACAAATGCATTGACGATTTGTTCACTCTAGAGATTTATTGAGGAATTTTACTATTGGTGTACATGTTGTGGCTATATAAAATTTTTTCTATAGTTTACAAAACGTTTTGGAAAGTTTGTTTGCTCTACTTACTCTACGTTTGGTGGGTTTTTCGTGGCTTTATACAACAATATGGTTGTTTGCATTTTAACAAGTTGAGCTGTTTCTAATAAATCCAGCGGTCCCTCGGAAAATAAGGGAGTTGCCCGTAAAGTTCAGGTAGGCCTTGTCTGTGGTAGTGGAGAGATGATCCATAGGAtgacaaatacggctgggctgaCTTACAAATATGGCAAGTAGAAATAACACTAGGCATTACGAACTGGCTTTCAGGTGTGCTGCGCGTAACCTCCAAGGCGATAGGCGGACCACGGGCAAGTTTTCGTCTTGAAAAATCACCGCAGCTGAATTCTGCCAAAAAACTTGGGTGGATATGCCAATAGCACCCCGCCTTATCCATCGCAACCTCTCCCCTCTGAAAACATTCATGCAGCGACAGATTATGGCGGACTGTGTTCTTCCAACGCAAGCGATTTTCTGTAAATTCAGGATAGTTATCTTGAATGAAGCTGTAGATCTCAGCTAAGGTGGCTCGTTTGCGGGGCGAACCCAGAATCGCATAAGAGATGATCTCGATGTAAGATAACGGGGACGAATTTCGCTTTCTTCTTGGCTTCTTTTTCTGTGACCGATTTACGCAATCCCGCTTCTCCTCTTTGGGAACATTATGCGTCCTACCGAACATCTTTTCCGGATTCAGATGATCGTGTCTCTCCATATTCTTTATTACCCCTTTACCTTAAGTGAGATGGGACTCTCTATTTTTCAATCGGGTCTGTACACTAGCTGTTATTTATATCTGTGATCTGAAACACGCCCTTTGTGCTGTGTAATGACATAGCAGTCAAAGATAAATCACACGTGTAacactttttaatttttataaaagaaaagaataaacttagaagaaagagaaaggATGTTTAATAAATCATGACTTTAAATGGCTTTTAGCCAGGGTGACAAAAGACATTAACTTCCactatttacaagttttcattgGGGTTTTAACCTTTTAACAAACATCTAAAATTGCAATGAGCCCTGCTTTAAACTCAGTCAAAAGCCTTcacttttagaaaaaaacaaaacaacacacTCTTAGCCGCGTTTATCAGACGTGCTTGCATTCCATTTTTTGATATGATGTTAAACTAATCGGTAATAGGCAACGCAGGTGTATCAAAGGTTTCCTTCCGGTTTATTTTGGAAGATACATTTAGATAAAGCCAATTAGAGTCTTCTCTTCAACTAAAACAAAGGCGCACACCATGAACTTTCGCATCAGGATCCGTTATCCTCAAACAATTGATACAGTCTATGACGCAGTTAGAGATGTCAGGTCGAGAAGCGAACATGCATAAAATTACAATGCATCGAAACTTGTTTTCTATATTggaaaatatttgtcaaaatcAATCGTCGTTACATCTGCACATGAGAACTCAACAACATTGAAACGTGCTGTACGGGCAAATCGGAATGCGTAGTTACCCTTGCAGAACTAAGAGTTTTAAtttgatatttttagtataGCTTTATCTATTTCtgaacaaaattgttttcataaaTTTTACTGAATGGCAGTGAAAAGGCCTCATGCAGCCTGAGTTTGCCCTAAGGTTAAAAGCTGAAGTTAAAAACATGTGCTTCTATTTCTTTCCTTCCAAGGGAATTGGCTCTTTAGAAATTCCAGCGAGTGTGACGTTGGGCTGCCGGTTGGttaagccaaaaaagaaaagaaatggaaaaataagGACACGCCTCCTCATGTTCTCTTTGGCCAAAAGACAAGCTGATGACACGGAAAATGGAAATTGCCTCCAAattaaaagcatgtttttttAGTCCGCTCGCTTGCCACTTTAGTCATCAAGAGGAGGTTATAGACGACACCGTTACGTAATCTCCCGAAGTAATTTCTTTGGCAGCTGTCAGAAGCATGTATGTTCGATAAATATAATTTGTGCCAGGCGTTGTTGCGCTAGATACAAGCGAAAATGATGGAAATAATATTGAAGAGTTTCGAAAATGGCATAAGTGCAAACTGTGTTAAGTAATTTGGAAGGAATCCCTAAATTGTATAATTACCACGCGTCGCTAAACAAATAAACCTTGCTTTAGATATTGATACAAATTGACGACAAACCCGCCCAAACAGTGCATTACAACACATAATTGCTTTAATAACCTTGTCAGTTGCTTTTAAAGTGAATAGCATACTCTCGGTTTCACATCAATTGAGAAAAGTGTTAATGCGACTTGCATGGAAAAACTAACCGAAGTAAATACAAATAAAGGAATTTCTTTTCTCTGTCAGACGCCACGCGCACGAATACAATAAACTAGGGCCACGAAAGTTCTTACATATACGGAGGTACAAGCAAAAATGTTTAAGACCATGTGCTTGTTGTTGCGTTTCAAAGAGTTTATATGGAGCCTATTGTTTGAATGCACTTAGCGTGCTTGCAACTTGTGCGTGTGTCGCTAATGGTCCACAAGTAGATCGCTACAAACCGTCGAACTACCGAATTTATATTCGCCCACAGTATTCAAACTCGAAAATGGAAGAATTCGTATGACTTGCACACACTTGCGCATCAAGCGAAAAAGCCAAAGTATTTAGGGGTTTGAAAGGTGGTTTAATAGGAGTACATACTATGTAAAGTCAATGGATCTCACTTATCACCTCTATCCTTGCCTGTAATTATATAAATTACGTTCTATGTATAACTGCATTTTGCATTAGTCTCTACCAAAATAAATATAACAGGGAAACACAAACCGCAAACTATGTAAATCGTCACTGCGATTGCTGTTTTTCATACAACTAGCAATCGAAGTAAAAATACACAtagaatttttttgtcttgcttcaTTTCCGTTTTCAGCTATGAAACCCAACCAGGTTGTTTTAAGTGGGTCAGTCAGATTTCCAGACAAAAGTcttggcctcggttgttcaaaaggtggataacgctttccactggataaatcaccatccagcGGATAAAAaaactagcaaaaccaattgagttattcagtggatagtgatttatccagtgaatagcggctatccacctttcgaacaactgACCCCGAAATGTTAACAATAACGTTTTAATTCACCTTCTAAGAAGAGTTTCTCTTCGAATTTGCCTGAAAGTGTatcagaaaaatatttttcttctgtCAAGAAAACCCCAAATGAATTTGGATCAATTTGTATGAATCTGAAACAAAACATATCTCCGTGAAATCTTTCAGTTCGAAGTTAGCcgctgttgttttgttttgttttgttctgtttcaaACATTAATTTGATGTTGTGGACCCGATTAACAAAGATATGGTGCGGGAAGTCGTGGGGTCGAGACCGCGGCCGAGCCGACTCACGGTCAAATCAGTATCCGGTGACAGTTGAAGTGCGGCCTTCAAGACGACATTGAAAGGGAATGGGCTTCCAAGTAGCGTGCTATATTCAATAGCCTATATAGGCTTCGTTTCACAACATATTTAAGATTATTATCTCGTCGAGTCGTTAAAAAATTACGGCAACGTTTCGGAGACTCCGTTGGATTTCGCTACATGAGATGAATTAAATGGTAGTTTGGGTCAATCCAGATTTATTTGGATCGACCTATATTAACATTGTTGAGTCAAACGTCAAACTTAACTTCGAACTAAATGCAAAAAGCAAATCTCTCGATCAGAGGGATTCCAGTAAAAGGAAAATGGTGCGAATGAAAGCTAATGAAATGTTTACTGATGAAAACGCTTTTTGCAGCTCAAGAAAACGACGTTCGAGACTGAAAAACAATGCTGATCTTCTTAGAAAATCTGCGGATGCTCATGAGATATTTTTCAagtaatcacctgtgtattatactaaaacaatcattcacCTCACACTTGGTAAGTAAAAGCCGCGACgtcgtctcggtttttattcaccgatattcacctcgccttcgaaATAACCGAGATTGAATGAACAAATCAGAAAGCAAGAAACGCACTATCCGAGGTGAAACattaaataattaacaactactCTTCGAAGAGGACGTGCGTAGTGGTGCATTTGTCTGCATTTCCTCAACTGTTTCACATGTCTTTTTTGTGAGACTGCGGAGGGTGACTCTTAATTGATCgctttttttctgttgtttccgTACCTATTCGTGAACAAGAATAGACAGAGCCTCTGTATTTTTAGTTGGAGGCAAAATTGATAGACAAACTAACTTGTGCACGTTAAAATTGCTGTGATCGAATAACATTTTACAACAGCAAGTTACATTTTATGTTTTGGTAGCTTCGGAAACTTGTAAAAGTGAATATTGAGATGACAGTGTCTTCAGCGTAGGTCATATAGATGAACTGGCTATGAAACCCCGTACACTTCAAAAACCGCGAGAACAATACTGTTGGACCGTGCCCAAGCACACTCCTTTGTCCTCGGTTAacgattaaattttaaaaattaatcgaaacatTTGAATGGCAgtcttctgaaaaaaaaaaggtgtggtttgtgcatggtcaggaccaaaacagcaaaaaaacagaaaagaaaaatgtcgcatttcataaccatctccacgTGTTAGCTATGTTGCCTCTTTGCTGCATGATGTTGGCAATCGCGTGCTCCATTTCTCAAATCTATTCACTCGCTCTAAACAAATTCATTCCTATTCCACTCGGTCTGCAATAAACAGCTGAAATCTTCCACAAAGAAATGTCGAGAGAAAACCAGTGGTTATTTCCTCTCTAGAACTGGTACGAAAATATGGAATGGTATCCTGTTTGAACTTCGCCAGCTCAGGAAAACACACTTCAATCGTAAACTGAACGACTTGCTTCTgaagtttcttaaaattgaggagatgatcatgaatgttgatatgcgctTGATTGATCTTTCAAAAGTATATGGCATTTCTTTAACAGTTATCCATAATATTTCAAATCATTTCTAGAGTATTAATTTTTCCCTCTTAGGTACGAGGCGCTTGTTTGCGTAATTATTGTTTGTGTAACTCTTGTAATTTCTAAGTGTCTTTTtgtttacatgtgccgaatctaatgcaagtgagaaaaatctattgttttctcaaatttgcattagattcggcacatgtaacgttcgacgtttgaaacgggccagAAAATCTAGAGCCAGTAACTCGCGAACTAATtaaaactttacattaattacctgTTAGCCGGTAGCACTGTCCATGAacgtgttatttttctttcgtaGCAAATGATCGCCGTCATTAATCATCTGTGACTTTTTTGTTTCCGCCTGCGAACGGAAAACGTACCTGTTGAGACCCATACTCAATGCCTCGTGTTTTGTCTAGTTTTCTCCTTTCAGTCCTGTAATTCATTGTCAGTGGGGTAAACAAGACACAGCTTTTAATTAAACCTGacaaagaagttttttttagaAAGTCACTGTATCAGGTATCTTAGGCCCGGGCCAAACGTCGAAGTTCACATGACACGAACTAAACAGAGAAAAGTTTATGATGAGTCCGACGTTTGACTCAATTAAGTTCGACGAACTATATTTGGATCGAGCAACACGTTCTATCCGTCTACCTCAGACGGACAGAACGTGTAAAAGATTGAGTCTGGGATAAACGTCAAACTTCTCATGAGACGAACATAACTCACAACTTAAACATTTGTATGATAATGTATGTTTTGGCCTCGATCGGTAtcgaaatatttgtaacagaCCATGcgtatcaagtgaagctatggtaatagacctttttacccatacggcggccattttgatttctattgtttcgaatagccattatgggatgcccagggggtaattacatattaatttgccccccgggcatcccataatgtctttcgaaacaatagaaattgtttttaaaattgcgAGTTGGCGAGCAATGTCAACGCCAGGAAATATAAATGACAGCGAACTGAGTTATCTGTAGTGTGGATCCGGAGTCCATGTGGTTCTTTCCACTGTaccttgaaataccataaaataggaacaaaactcgcttattatattcggatcgctgattattgttatctgtgaataactgttgtGAAAATGATCGAAGATGGTTTGAAACTGCTGATACTGAcactttgcttttgttttctgagGTTTCGTCCAGCAGTTTGTGGCCGCCGTGTCTGTTGCTCCTATTTCTGATTtaatttgtgtctgacaaattgTCCCTACTGTTTATGACttgtgcctgaaaaatcgatttGTGACCCAGGCAATACGATCTTCTATCAGATactgtaatctttgattttcaaagtaaaaggaatggctgtaaatattcgaaaattactcaTCTTCAATCCCTATGCTGAACCTTCGATATCGATTCTGCctcatgaaatgaatcatatatgaactgcggatatgaaatcaattgaagctatgatcttcgcagttatgaacgcaatttttacaattgcgcagagaagcctgaaaaattcaggacttcaacggggtttgaacccgtcgcaccggaatcgcgaggtcacgggttcaaaccatATCCGCAGTtgatatataccatttcatcattgatttattcctcacgggacgattagaacccacaaatgatcagctcccaacgtcagtggcttcatagcgcaGTTGGTCAGAGCGTCACACttgaatcgcgaggtcacgggttcaaaccccgttgaagtcctgaatttttcaggcttctctacgtaattgtaaaaattgcgttcataactgcgaagatcatagcttcacttgatttcatatctgcagttcacatgtgattcatttcatataccatttcatcattgtttgaaaatgttgatactgagactatgctTTTGCTTCTGAGGTTGCGTCTAGCACCGTTTGTGGCCGAGTCTGTTGCCCCTGTTCagtctgatttcatttgtgtctgGCAAATTGTCGCCCCTGTTTGtgatttgtgcctgaaaaatcaatttctgactCAGGCAATATAATCTTCTATCAGATACTGTAATCAttgattttaaaagtaaaaggaatggctgtaaatattcgaaaattactcaTCTTCAATCCCTATGCTGAACCTTCGATATCGATTCTGCCtcgtgactcaagttacccagaacaccACGTGAACTCGGTGAACAacaccgataccaccttgcgcgccctGTTAAGCAAAGTGCTTAATCAAAGCGAGATTGCTTCTCCCTatacaatatctaccaatttacatattttcccCTTTTACGTGGGGGCTTCTAGGTTGCCCCCTGTGGGGGCAAAAGTAGTAACCCTTTTCTCCCCAATTGCACGTGGTCGAATACTTAGATCCCTTATTCTCTCTTCGAAGAATTCTTCTAATTTCTCCTGTGCGTCTCTGGGATAACTACTGTTTAAttcttagttcttattaaccgagcgggaggtctgtatgggagaatcttgaccgaggtcgccagtacagaccgaacgcagtgaggtctgtaccagcgaccgaggtcaagattctcccatacagaccgacctagctcggttaataagatgtttattatatggccaaacaagaacaatttaattcgtgtaatgtaactggtttgtactaactgaatTTTGCTTGCCAACGGCGATGAGCTGatcttaattctgtcaaagtttgctcgttatcctctcttttgtcatcatgctgtttggcacttccataaataaatattgggagaagaaaatactcaatatttttgcattttagtttgcatcttttcaccgcaaaacattaccggtctagatgccggtctagatgggaaaatctagaccgcggtcaatatcgattttagccgatcaaattcgtgaattttgtagttcccagtcctcgtaagacagagccatataataaatttgGATATTAAGCTTCAAAGTCAATTCAACATGTCAACGGACAATCTGCAacacatttttttgcttttgaatCATATGTAAAGGCCTTTCAGTATAAAATACTATCCTTCATTCTTTATACTAATTCTAAATCGTATAAAATTTTCTTATAGTAAACCGGCGATTCATGCAGTTTGTGCAAGGTTGAATCTGAGACATTATTCCATCTTTTTTATTTGTGCCCTTATTCAAAGTCTGTTTGGTCTGAATTGAAATTATATGGTATTTGTTAACCGATCACGAGATAcaacaaactcttcaaaaggtTTCAAAATAGACTAGCGGTAGTCGGGAGCTAACATGGTAAGATAATGGTTTGACAATgactattttttttatgttttgttcAAGACGTTTTGGCTGGTGCTTTACCCTGGCTGCCAGAGGTATTTCTCTCTATTAACTCTGCTCAGAGCGACGGAATAggcgaagaaaaacctctggttcaGGCCGTTGAGTTTTTTGAAAAGGCCGGTCCAATGGGATGCCGTTTCACATTTCCTGAATTAGATTTTGACCCTAGCAATTCGATTGGTTCCGGGAACTTGTCAGTTCTAACgagtactctgattggtttagcaACAGCAAGTAGTTCAAACAGGTTTTCAATTGCTGTCAACCTGATTTCTCGTGCCCACTGAGGCCATAATCGAAACGTTACAAAGTTCCGGAAATCGAGGCTTTGAAGGCAAAAAAGTTCAGTGGGTTccacatttttgttgttgtttgtatatgtccgccaaaattcaacttcGGAATTTGAcatcgaaatttcaaatttgaggttttactTTCGTATTCGACAACGAAGTTTTATATGGAACACTGAATTTTTAAATTTGGCATCGAAGTCAATAAGAGGAATGTACCGTGGGAATCAAAGATGCTTGTTGGTAGGTTATGTCCCGTATCAATTTACTTAGTTTTTTCGATGTCAATCAAACGGGGCATGGAAGTGAGGTTCTCAATGGTTTTTCTCACCGCTTCGCGTTTCGCTATTCGGTCGctataagagagaaaaaacctctgacATCCAGGGTACTGGTGCTTAAACGTATAGGATCTGAGGAAAAACCAAAGAGAAATTTACTATAAAGCAGTGATTAAGCCTGTTATTCTTTATGGTGCCAATATATGGACATCAACATCAAaaggaaatataaatagcaTCTTTAAGTTACAGAAAAGAGCAGCAAGAATCATCTTGGACGCTGAACCCCGCTCTCGTTCTGTTTCACTGTTTAACTTATTAAACTGGATACCATTTTACCATGAATCTTATGCAATTAGATGTTCTTTACTCCTTAAGAGAATCTTAGGAATGACGCCGGTCTACCTGAAGCAAATGCTAAAGTTAAACTCTGACACCCACAATAGAAGTACCCGCTTTAGTAACTTAAATTTTAATTGTCCACGTTATAAAAATGAAACTGAAGGTGGGCGAACATTTACTGTACGATCAATTAAAGAATGGAATAACCTGGATAAAGACTTAAAAGAACTAAAGAGTGCTAAAgccttgaaaaagaaagttataAACAATTTACTTAGCAAACAAAATAGTAATATgaattttctataatttggataatgaaatttttgtatgtttttattATTAAGATTATGATGTATATATGTACTTTTCTAATATGTttttaacttatatatatatatcacctTGTTATTATCTTCATTTGTGTTAACCTTGTGTATTGACTAGATTACTTTATAGAGGGCCACAGGGTCATCAGTTATACTTAAACTGTTACGTGCTACCCTCTTAAAATAAagtcattaccattaccattaccaattGTCCATACCTATTCATTATTTCCGTAAAATTGAACCAAAATCACCCTAATTATGAAAATCACAATATTTCAAATATGAAAAAGTGATTTTAAGAGAGTATCGGGGTCATGTCACCAAGCTAGCGAGAAAACGAGACTCACAAAAGCTgcactgaaaagcccttgaacgCCTCTCGGCCTAACGAAGACAGAGATTGACGAAAGTATTGTTGGGTGTATGTCATCTATGTAATTAAACATGCTTACATTGTAAGGGTTATCACGTGACAATGCTTGCATGAAAACAAGGCTGACACAAAAGCTGCACTGGAGAGCATGGAACATTGCAAAAGGATGAGGTATGAAGTATTGCTGGTAGATAACACCTGTGCATTCAAACACGTTTATAAGGTTGGGGATTTCAGATGAAAATCCTATCATCCTTGAAAGCATCAGATCCAGAAATCTATGAAAAGTTCATCCAAGGAAACTGGGTAGTGAACAAGAATGCTGAAGTACCATTCTGCGCAATAGGAGCCGACAATGCACTCGAACATAAGAACCGCTCTATGAAAGTCTCGGGAGGATTGGTTGACATCACCCTAAATGAAGCTGCTCGGACTAAATTCTTCCTGATAGCTCCAGAACTCGCAAGCCTAGCTGAACAAGCAAAGAACATGGCGGGAGCCTCCTTGCCGTCTAACCCCGGTGGCCGCTTtgagtgaaaaaaataaattatatcttttgaaatttaaacGCACTTCATTATTTCTAGTGTATGTCTGCAGAGCACGGTTGCTAAAGTGTTTAGCTTGCTGTGCGCAATTTTTGATCCACTCTGGCTTGTCAAGTGACTGAGCTTCTGCCATCCCGGCCCATCTACAATTGCGACTTGCAGTTGATCTTCATTTGGACTAGCTACTctcttgttgttcttgttgtcaTTTAATTTCTCTAGAATGTTCATTAGAGTACTCTTGAATAAACAGCGAGGCAGTGTGCCATCAGAGCAAACAATGATTGCGGGACTACCAAAAATTCGTACAGGCCGACGGTCTCCTTTATTTCGATTTCTGGCCTGTTCTTTCACACCATCATCATACGCGCGGAAAGGAACCTGTTCTCTTGAGGCTCCACATGAACATCACAGACACAATGCACATTTCCAAAGTTCCATTGAAACAACTCCTGTCACACACGAAGACCAAGATGGAGCTCACCATCTATTTGGGGCAAAAGATTAAGGGTATCCTGATCATAGTGGAAGGCAACTGGTGGTGTCATGGTAAAGTGAGTGTCAGGCAGCACACAAGGATGTGGGACATTAACAGAGTAACCAAGAGGAAGCTGACACAAAGATGTTCTTGCATGGTCTGGATGCTATGGCTAATGGTGCAACCCAACTACAGATTCACTCTCCGGACAAAGATGTCTTTGTCCTTGCTCTTAGGCGTTATCCGGAATGGTACGAGAACACGCTGTTTGTTACAGGAGGAGGGCAACACCATCGTATGATTGAGCTGAAACCAATTGTTCAAACCCTTGGGCCAGAGAAGATGGCAGCATTCCATGCCGTAAGCGGAGCGGACAACACAGGAAGTTCTTCTGGAAAGGGAAAGCTTCTCCGCCGGAAGGTATTTGCAAAGGCAGATCCATCCATTATTACTGCCCTTGCAGAACTTGGGCAAGCTGCTCATCCGAATGAAGAAATTGCCGTAGCCATTGAGAAGTTTGTCTGTCTTCTACATCAACCCAGAACAACAATAACGACTGTTAAAGAGT
The Montipora capricornis isolate CH-2021 chromosome 10, ASM3666992v2, whole genome shotgun sequence genome window above contains:
- the LOC138020729 gene encoding forkhead box protein L1-like, producing MERHDHLNPEKMFGRTHNVPKEEKRDCVNRSQKKKPRRKRNSSPLSYIEIISYAILGSPRKRATLAEIYSFIQDNYPEFTENRLRWKNTVRHNLSLHECFQRGEVAMDKAGCYWHIHPSFLAEFSCGDFSRRKLARGPPIALEVTRSTPESQFVMPSVISTCHICKSAQPYLSSYGSSLHYHRQGLPELYGQLPYFPRDRWIY